The genome window AGCCGCGGCTTAGACTGATCAAAGCGGAGATGGCGACGATTGCAACGATCGCCCAATCAACCCAGGTAAATGGCACAGTGCAGCCTACGGACGGATAAGGCGGCGCATTTTAGCAGAGCGCTCGGCTATCGGTAAGCTGTGATTGCGGGTGCTTTGCAAATCAATGGGTTGCCCATAGATAACGCCCTGCCAAGACCAGCACAAAACCAATGTGGGAGCGGGCTTGCTCGCGAATACAGAGTGCCAGATACACATTCAGTGACTGACACTGCGTATTCGCGAGCAAGCCCGCTCCCACATTTGAACCGTATTACCCGCTTAAAATCAGCCGCGCTCAGGCTGGAAACGCACCACAAATCCATTCAGATTCTGCTGACGGCCCAACAAGTCCCGCAGGCGATCCGCCTCGGCACGCTCGATCAGCGGCCCGATAAACACCCGGTTCTTGCCGTCGGCGCTACGGATATAGGCGTTGTAGCCCTGGGTACGCAGCTTTTTCTGCAAGGCTTCGGCGCTTTCGCGGTTAGCCAGGCTGGCGAGCTGGATCGACCAACTGATCGGCAAGCCGTTGGGATCGATACGGCTCTGGCCCACATCAGGCTTACCCGGTGCGGCCGGCTGCGGCGCCACTGGCTTGGGCGCAGGCGCGGGCGCAACAGGCTTGGCGGCAACGACCGGGGCCGGAGCAGGCTTGACCACCGGCACACTCGGCTGTATCGGCTGAGTTGGCGCCTGCTGTGCAGCGACTTCCTCGTCAGTCGGCACCGGCTCTTGCGGCAACGCCTGCGGCTCGGGCACCACCACCGGCTCAACCTGAACCTGAGGGATCGTCGGCGCCTGGGGCGCGGCCGGTGCCTCGACGACGACCTGGCGCTGTTCGTCCTGGCGGGAAAACAGCATCGGCAGAAAAATCACCGCCAACGCCACCAATACGAGGGCCCCAACCATTCGCTGCTTGTATGCGCTATCCAGTAATGCCATGTGCAGCTTCCTCCGTGGAGCGCCGGGCCAACCACTCTAGCGCCTCGGCAACACAATAAAATGATCCGAACAACAGAATCTCGTCCTCGGCCGTGGCCACCGCACATTGCGCTTCAAGCGCGGCGGTGACGCTTGTATAC of Pseudomonas fluorescens contains these proteins:
- a CDS encoding SPOR domain-containing protein produces the protein MALLDSAYKQRMVGALVLVALAVIFLPMLFSRQDEQRQVVVEAPAAPQAPTIPQVQVEPVVVPEPQALPQEPVPTDEEVAAQQAPTQPIQPSVPVVKPAPAPVVAAKPVAPAPAPKPVAPQPAAPGKPDVGQSRIDPNGLPISWSIQLASLANRESAEALQKKLRTQGYNAYIRSADGKNRVFIGPLIERAEADRLRDLLGRQQNLNGFVVRFQPERG